The proteins below come from a single Dehalococcoidia bacterium genomic window:
- a CDS encoding electron transfer flavoprotein subunit beta/FixA family protein, with product MLVVVCIKQVPDTTQVKTDPVTGTLIREGVPFIVNPFDTHALEEGLKLKDKYGLRVAAISMGPPNTEVTLKKALSLGVDDAVLLSDRVFGGADTLATSKVLAEAIARLAKEEEVGVVLCGKQSIDGDTAQVGPGIAARLHYTQLTLVDQIQDFDPKAKKVIVRRKLEGRHEIVEAPLPAVISVVREINQPRYPTVPMKLMSQDAQVKLWNNSVMELPAELIGLNGSPTQVRKIFSPERAKGEILGDGVGDPEGAAGMLIDELLKKDVISI from the coding sequence GTGTTAGTAGTAGTATGCATAAAACAGGTTCCTGACACCACGCAGGTGAAGACCGATCCGGTTACGGGGACATTGATTCGAGAAGGCGTGCCTTTCATCGTGAACCCGTTCGATACCCACGCGCTGGAGGAAGGCCTCAAGCTCAAGGATAAGTATGGCCTGCGCGTCGCGGCCATATCGATGGGGCCTCCGAACACGGAAGTTACCCTTAAAAAGGCTCTGTCCCTCGGCGTGGACGACGCCGTCCTGCTCAGCGACCGAGTATTCGGCGGCGCCGACACCCTGGCCACCAGCAAGGTGCTGGCAGAAGCCATCGCCAGGCTGGCTAAGGAGGAAGAGGTCGGTGTCGTGCTGTGCGGCAAGCAGAGCATAGATGGTGATACGGCGCAGGTAGGCCCCGGCATCGCGGCCAGGCTGCATTACACGCAGCTGACGCTGGTGGATCAGATTCAGGACTTCGACCCGAAGGCAAAGAAGGTCATAGTCAGGCGCAAGCTTGAGGGAAGGCATGAGATCGTTGAGGCTCCCCTGCCCGCGGTCATTTCCGTGGTGCGCGAGATAAATCAGCCCAGGTATCCCACTGTTCCCATGAAGCTCATGTCCCAGGATGCGCAGGTCAAGCTGTGGAACAACAGCGTGATGGAGCTGCCGGCAGAGCTAATCGGTCTCAACGGCTCGCCGACCCAGGTCAGGAAGATTTTCTCTCCCGAGCGGGCCAAGGGCGAGATACTCGGAGACGGCGTCGGCGATCCCGAGGGGGCGGCCGGAATGCTCATAGACGAGCTGCTCAAGAAAGACGTGATCTCAATATAA
- the recN gene encoding DNA repair protein RecN: MDSGWSLPRTPIRGRNDEVQPMLVELKVRDFGIIEDMSWSLGPGLNVITGETGAGKSLVVDAIEALLLGKLDESAIRHGADEARIEGVFSLDREADYSRLAVILKDNGIDYDDTLAVSCGLRRQGRGVIRINGQAVTRGLLRQVGDLLIDIHGQSEHLSLLNIENHIDMLDAYAHTIDLRNSFAEKAAELRHVEQQLKSLAEAQEKSAQREEFLRFQIDEIKQSKLKEGEEEALAQERRVLSSTEKLKELCDEAYNALSGGDSGSEGSAMERLSESIRSLKKSVDIDATLKPQLDVLEDANYRLEDAAREIRSYGETLEHDPKRLEEVEVRLDLIGRLKKKYGQSVSEVLAYLDKAEHELEAITHSSEKQGELEKLRASLREEMGKLAVKLSQARSKAAKKLIAAVKAELKELNMSQVVFDVAITQEEADDGLPSGDGQSYSFNDKGIDYVEFMTSTNPGEPVQPLVKIASTGEMSRFTLALKSTVSGADDIPIMIFDEIDIGVGGRSGEVIGRKLWNLARNRQVICITHLPQIAAYADAHHVVHKETNKGRTVSVIESVSGEDRFKEVAVMLAGPKPNDSSVKSAKEFIRKADESKRL, translated from the coding sequence ATGGATTCCGGCTGGAGTTTACCCCGTACGCCGATACGGGGCCGGAATGACGAGGTGCAGCCGATGCTGGTCGAGTTGAAGGTGCGGGACTTCGGCATCATAGAGGATATGAGCTGGAGCCTCGGTCCCGGCTTGAACGTGATAACGGGCGAGACCGGCGCCGGCAAATCGCTGGTGGTCGACGCCATCGAGGCTCTGCTTTTAGGCAAGCTGGATGAGAGCGCCATCCGACACGGCGCCGACGAGGCCAGGATCGAAGGGGTCTTCTCTCTCGATCGTGAAGCCGACTATTCGCGGCTCGCCGTCATCTTAAAAGACAACGGAATCGATTACGACGACACGCTGGCGGTCAGTTGCGGGCTGAGGCGGCAGGGGCGTGGGGTGATAAGGATCAACGGGCAGGCGGTGACCAGGGGCCTGCTGCGTCAGGTGGGCGACCTGCTCATCGATATTCACGGCCAGAGCGAGCACCTGTCGCTGCTCAATATCGAAAATCACATCGATATGCTTGATGCGTATGCCCATACGATTGATTTAAGGAATAGCTTCGCTGAAAAGGCGGCTGAGCTGCGCCATGTGGAGCAGCAGCTTAAATCGCTGGCCGAAGCGCAGGAAAAGAGCGCCCAGCGCGAGGAGTTTCTGCGTTTCCAGATCGACGAGATCAAACAGTCGAAGCTCAAGGAGGGCGAGGAGGAGGCGCTGGCGCAGGAGCGCAGGGTTTTATCATCGACCGAGAAGCTGAAGGAGCTCTGCGACGAGGCCTACAATGCTCTCAGCGGCGGCGATTCCGGGAGCGAAGGCTCTGCTATGGAGCGCCTGAGCGAGTCGATTCGATCGTTAAAGAAATCGGTCGATATAGATGCTACACTGAAGCCCCAGCTCGATGTTCTCGAGGATGCGAATTATCGGTTGGAGGACGCGGCGCGCGAGATACGCTCATATGGCGAGACGCTGGAGCACGATCCGAAGCGCCTTGAGGAAGTCGAGGTTCGTTTGGACCTCATCGGCAGGCTCAAGAAGAAGTACGGACAGAGCGTGAGCGAGGTGCTCGCCTATCTCGATAAGGCCGAGCATGAGCTGGAAGCGATAACGCACTCGTCAGAGAAGCAGGGCGAGTTGGAGAAGCTCCGCGCGTCGCTCAGGGAGGAGATGGGAAAGCTGGCCGTTAAGCTGTCGCAGGCGCGGTCGAAGGCGGCTAAGAAGCTCATCGCCGCGGTTAAGGCCGAGCTCAAAGAATTGAACATGTCGCAGGTGGTTTTCGATGTCGCTATCACGCAGGAGGAAGCCGACGATGGACTGCCGTCGGGCGATGGTCAAAGTTACAGTTTCAACGACAAAGGTATCGATTATGTAGAGTTCATGACATCGACGAATCCGGGCGAGCCGGTGCAGCCTCTTGTTAAAATTGCATCCACGGGCGAGATGTCTCGTTTCACCCTCGCTTTGAAAAGCACCGTCTCCGGGGCCGATGATATACCGATAATGATATTCGATGAAATCGATATCGGTGTGGGCGGCAGGAGCGGCGAGGTCATCGGACGGAAGCTGTGGAACCTGGCTAGGAATCGGCAGGTTATCTGCATCACCCACCTGCCTCAGATAGCGGCCTATGCCGACGCGCATCACGTGGTGCACAAAGAGACGAATAAAGGCAGGACGGTCAGCGTTATCGAATCCGTTTCCGGCGAGGATCGATTTAAAGAAGTCGCTGTCATGCTGGCCGGGCCGAAACCCAATGATAGCTCCGTGAAAAGCGCAAAAGAATTCATCCGGAAGGCGGATGAGAGCAAGAGGTTATAG
- a CDS encoding transposase, protein MKNRHSIRLKEYDYSQSGAYFITICAHDRECLFGEIVNGQIELNDVGRMIDKQWQDLKTRFPDIELDECVIMPNHFHGIVILNPENYQTVGAGSSCPNETTKSSGDGGREDRAPTLGDIVGYFKYRTTKQINATPETGIKKLWQRNYYEHVLRNEAELNEIRQYIVDNPAKWDTDEENPNVKPS, encoded by the coding sequence ATGAAAAACCGCCATTCCATCCGTTTGAAAGAATACGATTATTCACAATCCGGTGCGTATTTCATCACAATATGCGCCCATGACAGAGAGTGTTTATTTGGCGAAATTGTAAATGGACAGATAGAATTGAATGATGTTGGCAGAATGATCGATAAGCAATGGCAGGATTTAAAAACCAGGTTCCCTGATATTGAATTGGATGAGTGTGTTATCATGCCCAATCATTTTCACGGAATCGTAATATTGAACCCCGAAAATTACCAAACTGTAGGGGCAGGGTCCTCCTGCCCTAATGAAACGACGAAATCGTCCGGTGATGGTGGGCGCGAAGACCGCGCCCCTACATTGGGAGACATCGTCGGTTATTTTAAATATCGGACGACAAAACAAATCAACGCGACACCTGAGACCGGTATTAAGAAACTATGGCAACGCAATTATTACGAACATGTCCTTCGCAACGAAGCTGAATTGAACGAGATACGGCAATACATTGTAGACAACCCGGCCAAATGGGATACGGATGAGGAAAATCCAAACGTAAAACCATCATAA